The following proteins come from a genomic window of Legionella cherrii:
- a CDS encoding C2 family cysteine protease, translating into MDIAFIGDSMLPLNFKTRGSLVVPANIAVPLVFPGVRGKIKKTIQLPNDKSLEENSLAIIQPLNLDKPEEVQRFRLTPYLPIGASRDDLPENQRNITIDEKASCEVELDNPEQYLGYNIEQYQQSNAPLFGEGSPSIEDVKQYKVPDCFFLASLAAILSQPDGASYIRSMLRQNDDGTTTVRLFNPKTLEPVYVRVQNSYIVDQQGSLNKHTGLWVDILEKAAASVPELFGNTNPSMSGALKGGSESTALKILTGCNAKEEYINYDKFFAWDIGNFFADELEQLTVLNQQKKIMQEELGAEHQSGTDEIITEMLSTRIRAFEEIFGQEDAQENCLKLIDFYSENKEEWERIYSQYANGQQRLEHLIAHFSQDEKNIQIIDILQKLFIYYHEDVEKGVRRDNQEIFSGIYSPEELSIFNDIKLKIAKGESLTAGTPQRYDEKVPGLRAMHAYTIVDVVETIRPVDQDTDERRPIKMIRIRNPWGFTGRLYLPNMENPNQIDIKEERVAGTFDLELKDFCRYYESYTSTQQLSKVRELTTKRERLALKMQDLLKGDDAIAGKDSQHDLLPKIDAYFECKADLINIQITAVQLLDDNIHEQIKEALSHEDKDSLNRIIEANKVTMMNIFQTSDCELIAASINYWWKDSNQQLSKEDEKTYQHQLIQSFSKNDLLWSKFIENYQINASLALRPFNKSQKLIDELLESIEESKQTLQSLLPNDEGYEQLLKALFLQTDLLKQHFSYLEKNEKLLQRWGIELDSYREKLANLKAYIEDLVEQNPIAERVKTELEKELPQQSSSIDDFTRDTESLLRNMAGMELILNKYKEIKSSQPASSQQNEIEQHKSKHFPQWLISLGRILDRVLEAITRWKSPNNTNQEQLPGYNRRPASDSKYPGLDTFGFFERVNPEESVPSGPQDKPTNKW; encoded by the coding sequence ATGGATATTGCCTTCATTGGAGACAGCATGTTGCCACTTAATTTTAAAACTCGTGGAAGTCTTGTGGTTCCAGCCAACATTGCCGTTCCTTTAGTTTTCCCTGGAGTTCGAGGAAAAATCAAAAAAACAATTCAATTACCTAATGATAAATCATTAGAAGAGAATAGCTTGGCAATAATACAGCCACTGAATTTAGATAAGCCAGAAGAAGTGCAGAGATTTAGATTAACTCCTTATCTACCAATCGGTGCGAGTCGTGATGACTTACCTGAAAATCAAAGAAACATTACCATTGATGAGAAAGCTAGTTGTGAAGTTGAACTTGATAATCCAGAGCAGTATTTAGGATATAACATCGAACAATATCAGCAATCCAACGCTCCTTTATTTGGTGAGGGCTCACCCTCCATAGAAGATGTTAAGCAATACAAGGTTCCTGATTGCTTTTTTTTAGCCTCACTGGCAGCTATTTTAAGTCAACCTGATGGAGCAAGCTACATTCGTAGTATGCTGAGACAAAATGATGATGGCACAACAACCGTTCGTTTATTCAATCCTAAAACGTTAGAACCAGTTTATGTTCGAGTACAAAATTCCTATATTGTTGACCAGCAAGGTAGCTTAAATAAGCATACGGGCTTATGGGTCGATATACTCGAAAAAGCAGCAGCGTCTGTTCCTGAGCTCTTTGGAAACACTAATCCCTCCATGAGTGGTGCTCTGAAAGGCGGTTCAGAGTCTACTGCGTTGAAAATATTAACGGGTTGTAATGCTAAAGAAGAATATATTAATTATGATAAATTTTTTGCTTGGGATATAGGTAACTTTTTTGCTGATGAGCTTGAACAACTAACCGTGTTAAATCAACAGAAAAAAATCATGCAAGAGGAATTAGGGGCAGAGCACCAATCAGGAACGGATGAAATTATTACAGAAATGTTATCAACAAGAATTCGAGCATTTGAAGAAATTTTTGGTCAGGAGGACGCACAGGAAAACTGCCTGAAATTAATCGATTTTTATTCAGAAAACAAGGAAGAGTGGGAAAGAATATACTCTCAATATGCTAATGGTCAACAGCGCCTTGAACACCTAATAGCGCATTTTTCACAAGATGAGAAAAACATCCAAATAATTGATATCTTACAAAAATTATTTATTTATTATCATGAAGATGTAGAAAAAGGGGTAAGGCGCGATAATCAAGAAATATTTAGTGGAATTTATTCACCTGAAGAGCTGAGTATTTTTAACGACATAAAATTGAAAATCGCCAAGGGTGAATCTTTAACAGCCGGCACGCCCCAAAGATACGATGAAAAAGTACCAGGCTTAAGAGCGATGCATGCTTATACCATTGTTGATGTTGTTGAAACAATCCGTCCTGTAGATCAGGATACTGATGAAAGGCGTCCAATTAAAATGATACGCATTAGAAACCCATGGGGTTTCACTGGACGGCTTTATTTACCAAATATGGAGAATCCTAATCAAATTGACATCAAAGAAGAACGTGTTGCGGGTACTTTTGATTTAGAACTCAAAGATTTTTGCCGTTATTACGAAAGTTATACCAGCACACAACAACTCTCTAAAGTTCGAGAACTGACTACCAAAAGGGAGCGCTTGGCATTAAAAATGCAAGATCTCTTAAAAGGAGATGATGCTATAGCAGGTAAGGATTCTCAGCATGATTTATTGCCAAAAATAGATGCTTATTTTGAATGTAAGGCTGATTTAATTAATATCCAAATCACTGCTGTTCAACTATTAGATGATAATATTCATGAACAAATCAAAGAAGCATTAAGCCATGAGGATAAAGATTCATTAAATAGAATTATTGAAGCAAACAAAGTAACAATGATGAATATTTTTCAAACTTCAGATTGCGAATTAATTGCTGCATCCATTAACTATTGGTGGAAAGATTCGAACCAACAGCTTTCCAAAGAGGATGAAAAAACTTATCAACACCAATTGATTCAGTCTTTTAGTAAAAATGATTTGCTGTGGAGTAAATTTATTGAAAATTATCAGATCAATGCTTCTCTAGCTCTTAGACCATTCAATAAATCGCAAAAATTAATTGATGAGTTATTAGAAAGTATTGAGGAATCAAAACAAACACTACAATCATTACTTCCAAATGATGAAGGTTATGAACAACTTCTAAAAGCCCTATTTCTCCAAACAGATTTGCTAAAGCAACATTTTAGTTATCTAGAAAAAAATGAAAAACTTCTACAGCGATGGGGTATTGAATTAGATTCATATCGTGAAAAATTAGCAAACCTTAAGGCTTATATTGAAGATTTGGTAGAACAAAATCCAATTGCCGAGCGGGTTAAAACGGAACTAGAAAAAGAGTTACCTCAGCAAAGTTCATCAATAGATGATTTTACACGTGATACTGAAAGCCTTTTACGGAATATGGCTGGAATGGAATTGATTTTAAATAAATATAAAGAAATAAAATCAAGCCAACCTGCATCAAGTCAACAAAATGAAATTGAACAACACAAATCAAAACACTTTCCTCAATGGCTAATTTCTTTAGGAAGAATATTAGATCGAGTTCTTGAGGCAATAACGAGATGGAAAAGCCCCAATAATACGAATCAAGAACAACTGCCTGGGTATAATCGAAGACCGGCATCTGATTCAAAATATCCCGGTCTGGATACATTTGGCTTTTTTGAGCGCGTCAATCCTGAAGAATCTGTTCCTTCTGGTCCTCAAGACAAACCCACAAATAAATGGTAA
- a CDS encoding SDR family NAD(P)-dependent oxidoreductase, translating into MSPIAVITGASSGIGHALTLELASQGITVIAIARNNTELLKLKEKHPDTIKTLPADITTDEGLKRIANEIKSLHINYLIHNAGIISPLGLLHEATAADIKKIIETNLIAPILLTQSVLPFFSKQGGRILNITSVAGEKAVTGAGAYCISKSAFNMWTNVLRAELPQGIVATDVIPGEVDTGMQKNLRECPVELFPLADEFKKAYQEKTLLPPKVCAEFLAFLLLKTTPKEFSEKRWNIYKHYTKPIPLPLNKDKLDD; encoded by the coding sequence ATGTCACCAATTGCTGTGATTACTGGAGCGAGCAGTGGTATCGGGCATGCATTAACTTTAGAATTGGCCTCTCAGGGCATCACCGTAATTGCGATTGCCAGAAATAATACGGAGTTGCTTAAATTAAAAGAGAAACACCCGGATACAATCAAGACCTTACCTGCAGATATTACTACTGATGAAGGGTTAAAAAGAATTGCCAATGAAATTAAATCATTGCATATCAATTATTTGATTCATAATGCAGGCATTATTTCCCCTCTGGGCCTTTTACATGAAGCGACAGCTGCTGATATAAAAAAAATAATTGAAACCAATCTTATTGCGCCCATATTACTCACCCAAAGTGTGCTTCCCTTTTTCTCAAAGCAAGGTGGCCGCATTTTAAATATCACTTCCGTAGCGGGAGAAAAAGCGGTTACCGGAGCCGGCGCTTACTGTATTTCCAAATCAGCATTCAACATGTGGACGAACGTCTTACGGGCTGAATTACCCCAGGGAATAGTAGCGACTGATGTTATTCCAGGTGAAGTAGATACGGGCATGCAAAAAAATTTACGGGAATGTCCTGTAGAATTATTTCCATTAGCTGACGAATTTAAGAAAGCATATCAAGAAAAAACCTTGCTACCACCTAAAGTCTGCGCTGAATTTTTAGCGTTCCTCTTATTAAAAACGACTCCAAAAGAGTTTTCGGAGAAAAGGTGGAACATTTATAAACACTATACCAAGCCAATTCCTCTTCCCTTAAATAAAGACAAACTCGATGATTAG
- the arsC gene encoding arsenate reductase (glutaredoxin) (This arsenate reductase requires both glutathione and glutaredoxin to convert arsenate to arsenite, after which the efflux transporter formed by ArsA and ArsB can extrude the arsenite from the cell, providing resistance.) produces MQEMTIYHNPRCSKSRQTLALLESKGFKPVIIEYLKTPLILKQLNALKSHFALKDFVRTDEHVFKELGLSLDNETQVLSAMVKEPILMQRPIVTYKNKAVIGRPPEKVLELLD; encoded by the coding sequence ATGCAAGAAATGACTATTTATCATAATCCTCGATGTTCCAAATCACGACAAACTTTGGCACTTCTGGAAAGTAAAGGTTTTAAACCGGTTATCATTGAATACCTTAAAACTCCTCTTATTTTGAAGCAGTTAAACGCATTAAAGAGCCACTTTGCTCTTAAGGATTTTGTTCGTACCGATGAGCACGTTTTTAAAGAACTGGGATTATCTCTAGATAATGAAACTCAAGTCTTAAGTGCGATGGTCAAAGAACCCATATTAATGCAACGTCCCATTGTCACTTACAAAAACAAAGCAGTTATTGGTCGCCCTCCTGAGAAAGTCCTGGAATTACTTGATTAA
- a CDS encoding GNAT family N-acetyltransferase codes for MQFTIVPIQEKHIEAFWSAVDSVARERKFLAFLEGPPIKLTRDFVLEHIKEGWPQVVAMHEEQVIGWCDISPLDRPVFAHVGALGIGVLAPYRGQGIGEKLLSTALQMAKLKGLTRIELTVREHNKAAISLYEKYGFVKEGVHKNAVRIDGVYENHIFMALLFE; via the coding sequence ATGCAATTTACTATTGTTCCCATCCAAGAAAAACATATTGAAGCTTTTTGGAGCGCTGTGGACAGCGTGGCTCGTGAACGTAAATTTCTAGCTTTTTTAGAAGGGCCTCCCATCAAATTAACACGAGATTTTGTTTTAGAGCACATTAAAGAGGGGTGGCCTCAAGTGGTCGCGATGCATGAGGAACAGGTGATTGGTTGGTGTGATATCAGCCCGCTTGATCGACCTGTTTTTGCGCATGTGGGTGCTTTAGGGATTGGTGTGCTTGCACCCTATAGAGGACAGGGAATAGGAGAGAAATTATTAAGCACGGCATTGCAAATGGCAAAATTAAAGGGGTTAACACGTATAGAGCTTACAGTGCGCGAACATAATAAAGCGGCAATCTCATTGTATGAAAAATATGGTTTCGTCAAAGAAGGAGTCCATAAAAATGCGGTCCGTATTGATGGAGTATATGAAAATCATATTTTTATGGCATTACTCTTTGAATAA
- a CDS encoding hydrogenase maturation protease, which translates to MKVIKVLGIGSPFGDDQAGWKVANALKHQLSKHPHLAPFLLIENHDRPGVRLIELMSGFNTVFIIDAVKSGSAIGSIHRFKNESILDSENRFSTHGISILQTLHLARALDELPADLLFYGIEIDAITLDETLSPQIEKAIAEVTRRLINDLVTAYEA; encoded by the coding sequence ATGAAGGTCATCAAAGTACTAGGAATTGGTTCCCCTTTTGGTGATGATCAGGCAGGTTGGAAGGTAGCAAATGCTTTAAAACACCAGCTATCAAAACATCCTCATCTTGCTCCCTTTTTACTCATTGAAAACCATGATCGGCCAGGTGTGCGACTCATTGAGCTAATGAGTGGATTCAATACTGTTTTTATCATTGATGCAGTCAAATCAGGGAGTGCCATTGGCTCCATTCATCGATTTAAAAATGAATCGATCCTCGATTCAGAAAATAGGTTCTCAACCCATGGTATCAGCATCCTCCAAACACTTCATTTAGCCCGTGCTCTTGATGAGTTACCTGCAGACCTTTTATTTTATGGAATCGAAATTGATGCAATTACGCTGGATGAAACACTTTCCCCTCAGATAGAAAAAGCAATTGCCGAGGTGACGCGCCGATTGATAAATGACCTAGTTACTGCTTATGAAGCCTAG
- a CDS encoding FAD/NAD(P)-binding protein — protein sequence MTKLIPDPYVPLEAIIVEKTEESSSIFTLHLRFLDPVHQERFLFYPGQFNMLYLYGVGEVAISIVSDPEKKNILTHTIRAIGRVTKALQKLQPGDRIGIRGPYGRGWPLAQAEGKDVVVLTGGLGCAPSVSIIEFILARREQYGHLSILQGVKHSDDFIFRKQYAIWQKSPNTVIHIAADQAGPKWPWAIGYVTDMINQLNLNPVNTLVMMCGPEMMMNNAVKILTQRGISEHDIYLSMERNMECGIGQCGHCQYGGFFICKDGPVFAYSEIKELFNEPGF from the coding sequence GTGACTAAACTCATTCCCGATCCCTATGTTCCACTTGAAGCGATCATTGTAGAAAAAACGGAGGAATCTTCTTCAATTTTTACCCTGCATTTGCGTTTTCTTGACCCAGTCCATCAGGAACGATTTCTGTTTTACCCAGGTCAATTTAATATGCTCTATCTGTATGGCGTCGGGGAAGTCGCAATTTCCATTGTCTCTGATCCGGAAAAAAAGAATATTTTAACGCATACCATTCGTGCTATAGGCAGAGTGACCAAAGCATTACAAAAACTTCAACCCGGAGATCGAATAGGAATTCGAGGACCCTATGGACGAGGTTGGCCACTTGCTCAAGCAGAAGGCAAAGATGTTGTGGTACTTACAGGGGGGCTAGGTTGTGCTCCCTCTGTTTCCATTATTGAATTCATTCTGGCTCGCCGAGAACAATACGGCCATTTAAGCATCCTGCAAGGCGTGAAGCACAGCGATGATTTTATTTTTAGAAAACAGTATGCAATTTGGCAAAAATCACCTAATACTGTAATTCATATCGCTGCAGATCAGGCCGGACCTAAATGGCCATGGGCTATAGGTTATGTTACGGATATGATTAATCAACTTAATCTAAATCCAGTAAATACCCTCGTGATGATGTGTGGGCCGGAAATGATGATGAATAATGCAGTCAAGATACTCACACAACGAGGAATTTCAGAACATGACATTTATCTAAGCATGGAACGAAATATGGAGTGTGGTATCGGGCAATGCGGCCATTGCCAATATGGAGGGTTTTTTATTTGTAAAGATGGCCCTGTATTTGCCTATTCAGAAATCAAAGAATTATTTAATGAACCAGGGTTTTAG